Proteins co-encoded in one Dama dama isolate Ldn47 chromosome 2, ASM3311817v1, whole genome shotgun sequence genomic window:
- the PRPF19 gene encoding pre-mRNA-processing factor 19 codes for MSLICSISNEVPEHPCVSPVSNHVYERRLIEKYIAENGTDPINNQPLSEEQLIDIKVAHPIRPKPPSATSIPAILKALQDEWDAVMLHSFTLRQQLQTTRQELSHALYQHDAACRVIARLTKEVTAAREALATLKPQAGLIVPQAVPSSQPSVVGAGEPMDLGELVGMTPEIIQKLQDKATVLTTERKKRGKTVPEELVKPEELSKYRQVASHVGLHSASIPGILALDLCPSDTNKILTGGADKNVVVFDKSSEQILATLKGHTKKVTSVVFHPSQELVFSASPDATIRIWSVPNASCVQVVRAHESAVTGLSLHATGDYLLSSSDDQYWAFSDIQTGRVLTKVTDETSGCSLTCAQFHPDGLIFGTGTMDSQIKIWDLKERTNVANFPGHSGPITSIAFSENGYYLATAADDSSVKLWDLRKLKNFKTLQLDNNFEVKSLIFDQSGTYLALGGTDVQIYICKQWTEILHFTEHSGLTTGVAFGHHAKFIASTGMDRSLKFYSL; via the exons ATGTCTCTGATCTGCTCTA TCTCCAATGAAGTGCCAGAACACCCCTGTGTGTCCCCTGTCTCTAATCATGTGTATGAGAGGCGACTCATTGAGAAGTATATTGCAGAGAATGGCACAGATCCCATCAACAACCAGCCTCTGTCTGAGGAGCAGCTCATTGATATCAAAG TTGCTCACCCAATCCGGCCCAAGCCTCCCTCAGCCACGAGCATCCCAGCCATTCTGAAAGCCTTGCAGGACGAGTGG GATGCGGTCATGCTCCACAGCTTCACCCTGCGCCAGCAGCTGCAGACCACCCGCCAGGAGCTCTCCCACGCTCTGTACCAGCACGATGCCGCCTGCCGTGTCATTGCCCGTCTCACCAAGGAAGTCACTGCTGCCCGAGAAG CTCTGGCGACCCTGAAACCTCAGGCCGGTCTCATTGTGCCCCAGGCTGTGCCAAGCTCCCAGCCAAGTGTTGTG GGTGCAGGTGAGCCAATGGATTTGGGCGAACTGGTGGGAATGACTCCTGAGATTATTCAGAAG CTTCAAGACAAGGCCACCGTGCTCACCACGGAGCGGAAGAAG agagGGAAGACTGTGCCTGAGGAGCTGGTGAAGCCAGAAGAGCTCAGCAAATACCGGCAGGTGGCATCACATGTG GGCCTGCACAGTGCTAGCATTCCCGGGATCCTGGCCCTGGACCTCTGCCCCTCCGACACCAACAAGATCCTCACTG GTGGGGCGGATAAGAATGTCGTCGTCTTTGACAAGAGTTCTGAGCAGATTTTGGCCACCCTCAAAGGCCATACCAAGAAGGTCACCAGCGTGGTCTTTCACCCTTCCCAG GAGTTGGTGTTTTCTGCCTCCCCCGATGCTACTATCAGGATTTGGTCGGTTCCGAACGCCTCATGCGTACAGGTTGTTCGTGCCCACGAGAGCGCTGTGACAGGCCTCAGCCTCCACGCCACTGGTGACTATCTCCTGAGCTCCTCTGATGACCAG TACTGGGCCTTCTCTGACATCCAGACAGGACGTGTGCTCACCAAGGTGACCGATGAGACCTCTGGCTGCT CTCTCACCTGTGCGCAGTTCCACCCTGATGGACTCATTTTCGGGACAGGAACCATGGACTCTCAGATCAAGATCTGGGACTTGAAG GAGCGCACCAATGTGGCCAACTTCCCCGGCCACTCGGGCCCCATCACCAGCATTGCCTTCTCGGAGAACGGCTACTACCTGGCTACAGCAGCCGATGACTCCTCTGTTAAACTCTGGGATCTGCGCAAACTTAAGAACTTTAAGACGTTGCAACTGGATAATAACTTTGAG GTGAAGTCATTGATCTTTGACCAGAGCGGTACTTATCTGGCCCTTGGCGGCACCGATGTCCAGATCTACATCTGCAAACAGTGGACAGAGATTCTTCACTTTACAG AGCACAGTGGCCTGACCACGGGGGTGGCCTTCGGGCACCACGCCAAGTTCATTGCTTCCACAGGAATGGACCGGAGCCTCAAATTCTACAGCCTGTAG